One genomic window of Diospyros lotus cultivar Yz01 chromosome 8, ASM1463336v1, whole genome shotgun sequence includes the following:
- the LOC127808854 gene encoding heterogeneous nuclear ribonucleoprotein 1-like: protein METEPGKLFIGGISWDTNEGRLREYFQTFGEVMEAVIMKDRNTGRARGFGFVIFADPAIAERVVREKHMIDGRTVEAKKAVPREDQHVLNKNNGSLQGSPVPARTKKIFVGGLASTVTESDFKNYFDQFGNITDVVVMYDHNTQRPRGFGFITFDSEEAVDKVLLKTFHELNGKMVEVKRAVPKELSPGPSRNLLGGYNYGLSRVSSFLNAYTPGFNPSSVGGYGARMDGRFSPVPVGRSGYPQFSPSGYGMGLSFEPGSNPSYGGNGNFSSNIGYGRAPNPFYSGSQNRYNSPIGYVGGSGGTSSVLTLINQNKGANESLSYNANSANSNDFMRSERSSAGLGGDFASIRAIWGPSNISGEGGGRDSTPSSGNISYAHADSAFRSGVGGYGRNSGSNAAPSSFAASSDDHGPMGNLYGSGSFYGDTTWQSSSPDLEGSGSFAFGLGKVASDVTTKNSARYVGGYTVANAANRGIAA from the exons ATGGAAACGGAGCCTGGAAAGCTATTCATAGGTGGAATATCTTGGGACACAAATGAAGGCCGCCTGAGAGAGTATTTCCAAACCTTTGGTGAGGTTATGGAAGCTGTGATAATGAAGGATCGGAACACTGGTCGTGCCCGTGGTTTCGGTTTTGTTATCTTTGCTGACCCTGCTATCGCAGAAAGAGTTGTTAGGGAAAAGCACATGATAGATGGTAGAACT GTTGAAGCAAAGAAAGCTGTGCCTAGGGAAGATCAACATGTTCTGAACAAAAACAATGGCAGCCTGCAGGGGTCTCCAGTTCCTGCCCGTACAAAAAAGATATTTGTAGGAGGCTTAGCATCAACAGTCACAGAGAGtgactttaaaaattattttgatcaatttggtAATATCACAGATGTAGTTGTCATGTATGATCACAACACCCAGAGGCCCAGAGGGTTTGGGTTCATCACATTTGATTCAGAAGAAGCAGTGGACAAAGTGTTGCTCAAAACTTTTCATGAACTCAACGGTAAAATGGTTGAGGTTAAGCGTGCTGTCCCCAAGGAGTTATCTCCTGGGCCAAGTCGGAACTTGTTAGGTGGCTATAACTATGGCCTGAGTAGAGTTAGTAGCTTCCTTAATGCGTACACTCCGGGATTTAATCCAAGCTCAGTTGGAGGGTATGGAGCGAGAATGGATGGCAGATTCAGTCCAGTTCCAGTTGGCCGAAGCGGATATCCTCAATTTAGTCCTTCTGGTTATGGGATGGGACTGAGTTTTGAACCTGGATCAAATCCAAGCTATGGGGGAAATGGTAACTTCAGTTCTAATATTGGCTATGGACGTGCACCGAACCCTTTCTACAGTGGAAGTCAAAACAGGTATAACAGCCCCATTGGGTATGTTGGGGGTAGTGGTGGAACTAGTTCTGTATTAACTTTGATAAATCAGAACAAGGGGGCAAATGAGAGTCTTAGTTATAATGCAAATTCTGCAAACTCTAATGACTTTATGAGGTCTGAAAGGAGCAGTGCTGGACTTGGAGGTGATTTTGCCAGTATTCGAGCAATTTGGGGTCCCTCTAACATTTCAGGAGAAGGTGGAGGCAGAGATTCTACCCCTAGTAGTGGCAACATAAGTTACGCCCATGCAGATAGTGCTTTCAGGTCTGGAGTTGGCGGTTATGGAAGAAACAGTGGAAGTAATGCTGCACCATCATCATTTGCTGCATCAAGTGATGATCATGGACCTATGGGAAACTTATATGGAAGTGGTTCATTTTATGGTGATACTACCTGGCAGTCATCTTCTCCAGATCTAGAGGGCTCTGGCTCTTTTGCATTTGGGCTTGGGAAAGTTGCTTCAGATGTTACAACCAAAAACTCTGCCAGATATGTTGGTGGTTATACTGTTGCTAATGCAGCTAATAGAG GAATTGCTGCATAG
- the LOC127808866 gene encoding ras-related protein RABA5a-like: MTFYTEEEQTQDYLFKIVLVGDSAVGKSNLLARFARNEFYANSKSTIGVEFQTQKMDIDGKEVKAQIWDTAGQERFRAVTSAYYRGAVGALLVYDISRRQTFGNIGRWLNELHTHSDMNVVTVLVGNKSDLKDAREVSTAEGKALAEEQGLFFIETSALDSSNVVAAFQIVVKEIYNILSRKVIQTQENKKQDATWAGNGKTVVLEEDGNQEPGQTTKAGCCSS, translated from the exons ATGACATTTTATACTGAGGAGGAGCAAACTCAGGATTATCTTTTTAAGATTGTCTTGGTTGGTGATTCAGCTGTGGGGAAATCAAACTTGCTTGCTAGATTTGCAAGAAATGAATTTTACGCTAATTCTAAATCAACTATTGGGGTAGAGTTCCAAACTCAGAAAATGGATATCGATGGAAAAGAAGTCAAGGCACAAATCTGGGACACAGCCGGTCAGGAGCGTTTCAGGGCAGTTACATCTGCGTATTATAGGGGGGCAGTTGGAGCTCTTCTGGTCTATGATATTAGTAGGCGTCAGACATTCGGTAACATTGGCAGATGGCTTAATGAACTTCACA CTCACTCTGACATGAATGTAGTTACTGTACTCGTTGGGAACAAATCTGATCTTAAAGATGCGAGGGAGGTTTCCACAGCTGAAGGCAAGGCCTTAGCTGAAGAACAGGGTTTGTTTTTCATAGAAACTTCAGCTCTTGACTCTTCAAATGTAGTTGCTGCCTTCCAAATTGTTGTGAAAGAGATTTATAATATCTTGAGCCGGAAAGTAATACAAACACAAGAGAACAAGAAACAGGATGCTACATGGGCCGGAAATGGTAAGACTGTTGTTTTAGAGGAAGATGGGAACCAAGAGCCAGGTCAAACTACAAAAGCTGGGTGTTGTTCATCTTAA